The DNA segment CCGCGTCCTCGGCGTTCTTCAGGAGGTCTGGCACCCGGGCGTGGATGAACGCGGAGAGCTCCGCCTGCGTCACCCGGTTCGCCGCCAGCACGCCGTCCACGAGCGCGAGCGACGCGTCGAGCAGGCGGTGCTGCCGCGCCAGGGCTTCGGCCGGAAGTCCCCGGCCGTCCAGGCTCATGCGCGAGGCGGTGATGAGCCGCCGCATCGTGGTGAGCCGCGTGCGCGTCTCTTCATCGAGCGCGTCCTTGCTGGCGAGCAGGACGTGGAGCGCGAGGGGCACGTGGGTGACGGCCTTGGACACGTGGTAGCGGCGCGTGCGCGCGGGCGCCTCGAAGCGCTGGCCGCGCATGCGCAGGAGGAGCACGTCGTCGATCTGCGCGATGACGGGCCCCATGCGGGACAGCACGGCCTCACGGCGCGCGGCGTACGCGTCGCGGAACGCCTGGTTGAGCACGGAGAGCGGATCCGCGGGCTCCAGCGCCACGGTTCGCGCGACTTCGGAGGGCGGCTCGGGAGGAGGGGAAGGGGAGGCGGGACCGCCCACGGGGCACTCGGCCATGCGGGCACCGTAGCGCCCCCCGCGCGACCGTCATCCATGGCCGCGCGCCGGGTGTCCGGATTCCTTCAACCCGAAAGCGAAAGGCCGGCCCCGCATCGACGCGGGACCGGCCCTCCTTCACTGCTCAGCGGTGACGACGGTCAGAGGACTACTCGACCGGGCGCACCTGGACCTGCATCACGGTCTGGGCCGGGTTCGTCGACAGCACCTCGATGATGGTGCCAGTCTTCGGAACCTTCACGCCGCCGTACGGCTGCGTGGCGTACCAGAACTCGTTCGTGTCGTTGAACACCGGCACCGCGGGCTGCGAGGCGTACTCGCTGCGCGGGAAGCCGTTGGGCTTGAGCGACAGCGGGAAGCTGGGCTCCAGGCCGAACGTCGCGTCGTGCGTCTGCACGCGGCCGGACCAGTAGCGGCCGTCGCTGCGCTGCAGGGGCTGCGGGCGCGAGTCGATGGGCAGGATGCGGCCCGAACCCGGGTGCTGAGACACGTTGTTGTTCGACTGCGACGTGTCCCAGTAGGTGATCAGCAGGCCGGGGTTGTACGAGTAGCGCTCCGCCCAATCCACCAGGCCATCCGAGCTGAAGCCGAAGTTGTAGGGACCCGTGGCCAGACCCTCGTCGTAGCCGCGGAACTGGCGCCACTCGGCCAGGTAGTAGTTGTCGTAGAGGGTGTTGGTGCCGTCCGTCACGAAGAACGTCGACTTGTCCCACCACTTGTGGCCCCACTCACCGTCGTCACCAAAGAGGTAGGTGTTCTTCGCCCACAGCTGCACGGCGTCCACCAGGAAGCCCTTGTTGAACTCAGCTCCGTCCGTCTTGTAGCGGAGCTTCAGGGTGACGGTCTTGCCCGCGTAGGCGGACAGGTCGAACTCCAGGGGAATCCAACCAGCGGACGTGCCGGTGATGCCGTTGCCCAGGTTGTTGCCCCACGGGTTCGTGGTGCGGCTCACGGGGCTGGCCAGGTTGGTGAACGGGCCACCGTCCACGGAGAGGGCGACGTAGGCGTAGTCCCAGTCCTCCTCGATGTCGAACCAGGTCTGGAAGGAGAAGGTGATGGGCTTCTTGTTCGGCAGCTTCACCGTCTTCTCGAGCACGCGGTCCAGGTTGTTGCCCTGGCCGCCCTGCCACATGCCCTGGCCCTCGAACGGGGCGGTGGTGGGCTGCACCACGGGCTTGCCGGGCAGCTTCACCACGAGCGCCTGCTTCGCGTTCTGGGACGTGACCTCCGCGGGGCCCAGGTTGTGGTACGAGTACAGGCCCGCATCCGTGGTGGCGTAGTCCAGCCAGCCCAGCTGCAGCTTGTCCCAGGCGAAGAAGTCACCCGGACGGCTGCCAATGTCCTTGGTGCCGTCGTTCAGGTACGAGCCGGACGACATGATGGTCCAGAAGCCCGTCCCGTTGTCCGCCGCGTTCGTCGTGTCGTAGTGGTCCGGCAGGCCCAGGTCGTGGCCGTACTCGTGCGCGAACACACCCAGACCACCGTTCTCCGGCTGGATGGTGTAGTCGCCCACCCACTTGTCGATGCCCGTCCCGAAGCGCGTGCCGCCGTTCTGGTTGTACGCGGGGCCGATGCCATCCGCGCTCGTGCCGTTGCTGTACGCGAACCAGCGGTGGCTCCACACGGCGTTGGGGCCCTGCGCGCCGCCGCCGACTTCCTCACCCATGCCGGCGTGGACGATCTGGAAGTGGTCGATGTAGCCGTCCGGCTCGTCGAAGTTGCCGTCGCCGTCGTAGTCGTACCGGTCCCACGTGTCGAACGTGTCCAGGTACGCCTTGATCTCCGCGGGCGTCTTGCCAGCGGCCAGCTGGGCGTTGGTCCACGCCTTGATGGCGTCGCTGACGAGCGGCCAGATGGAGTTGGAGCAGCTGGAGCTGCCGCAAAGGTTGTTGCCGTAGCGGGCGGCGTTGTACGGCACCTTCACCCACTCGGACACCGTGCCGGACACGGTGTAGCGGCCGGAGGACGCGGCCTTGTAGAAGTTCGCCACCGAGTCCGCGCCGGGCGTGGTGTCGAAGTAGAGCTTTTCGAAGTGCTCGCGGTTGTAGTCCGGCTGCCAGATGGTGGTGTTGTCCACCGTGCGGTCCGGGCCCGGAATCGCGTTGTGCAGCGGGCCGGGGATGTTGCCGCCCGGGTTGGTGGCGGGGTTGCCGAACACCGGGTGGATCTGCGTGCCGTACTCCACCAGGATGACGAAGATGCGGTCCGTGCGCTGCAGCTCCAGCTCCACGAACTTGCCGTTGGCCAGCTTCTGCACGCGGCCCGGCTGACCACGACCCTCCAGACGCATCTGCAGCGCCTGCGCCTTCAGCTCCTTCTGCTGCTCACCCAGACGGTGGGGCAGGTCGTCCGTGATGTCCTGGACAACCGCCTGGCGCAGCTTGGTGGACGGCGCGGCGATGTCGGGTTGCGGCTTCTCGTACCACGCGCGCTCCGCGTACGCCGTCGGCGCCGCGAGCGTCAGCAGGCCCAGGGCCAGCCAAGATGGGTTTTTCCGCATTACCACTCCTTTGGGTCAGGTCAGACATCCCGGCGGGGTCCGGGAGTGCCCACTTTCTAGTGGAAGCCGCGACTCTTTGGGAAGACCGGGAGGTTGAATTTTTCCTGCAAGGACGGAGTGGGTCATCCGTCGGCTGGCGGTCGAAAATTCGAGAATGGGTAGGGGCGGTGGGGGGCCAAAGGACTACGGTTCTGGTCCGTTATGGCGCGTTCACGTCCCGTGGATCCCCCGCTGCGGCGGGATGTCCGGCTCTTGGGCCGGTTGTTGGGTGAGGTGTTGGTGGAACAGGAGGGGCAGGCCCTGTTCGACAAGGAGGAGGAGGTCCGCCACCTGGCCATCCAGCGGCGGCGGGGCCCGGTGGCCGGACGACGCGCCGCGGCGGCGGAGCTGGCGGCGGTGTTGCGGCGGCTGCCGTCGGATCAGGTGGAGCCGGTGCTGCGCGCCTTCTCCGTCTACTTCCAGCTGGTGAATCTGGCGGAGCAGCACCACCGCATCCGCCGCGCGCGGGCCCACGCGAGCCCCACCTCCACCCGGCCCCAGAAGGGGTCGCTGGAGTCGACGCTGCTGGCGCTGAAGGCCGCGGGCGTCAGCGCCGACAAGGTGCGTGAAACGTTGGGGACGCTGAAGGTGACGCTGACGTTCACCGCGCACCCGACCCAGGCGGTGCGCCGCACGCTCTTGGAGAAGCTCTACCGGCTGGCGCAGCTGTTGGAGGAGCGCGACCGGTGCACGCTCACCCCGCGCGAGTCCGCCGCGAACCTCACCGCCATGCGCGAGGAGATCACGGCGCTGTGGCAGACGGACGAGCTGCGCCGCGAGCGCCCCACCGTGGGCGACGAGGTGAAGAACGTCCACTGGTACGTGGAGGAGATGCTGTCGGAGCCGGTGGCCCGGCTGCCGGAGGCGCTGGACTGGGCCTTCGAGCGCGCCTACGGCGAGCCCCTGGGCGCGCTGGACACGCCCGTGCGCGTGCACTCGTGGGTGGGCGGCGACATGGACGGCAACCCGCTGGTGACGCCGGAGGTGTTCGCGGACACGCTGCGCGCGCACCGCGCCCGGGGCCTGCGGTTGCTCCTGCGAGACGTGGAGCTGCTGGGCGGGATGCTGTCCCAGTCGGAGCGTCACGCGCGCCCCACGCAGGAGTTGGAGCGCTCGCTGGAGGAGGACGCCAAGGCGCTGCCGGACGTGGCGAAGCAGCAGGGCCCGCGCACGCTGGGCGAGCCGTGGCGCCGCAAGCTGCGCTTCATGGAGGAGCGGCTTTCATTGGCGCTGGAGCACGTGCTGGCGCGGCGGCAGGGGCGGGAGTCCACGCTGCCGGCCGAGGCCTACCGTTCGCCGGAGGCGCTGGGGGATGACCTGGCGGTGCTGGAGCGGTCGCTCTTCGCGGCGCGCGCGGAGCACGCGGGCCTGCGCGAGGTGCGCCGCATGTCCGAGCGCGTCCGCGCGCTGGGCCTGGGCCTGGGGGAGTTGGAGGTGCGCGCCCCCGCGGAGGACGCGGTGAGCGCGGCGGCGTCCTTCAACGGCGGGCCGGCCCCTACCGAAGGCGGCAAGCGGCTGCTGGAGGTGCTGGCGAAGCTGCGCGAGGGCCAGGACGAGGGCGGCGAGTCCGTGTGCCGCACGCTCATCCTCTCCATGGCCTCCACCGCGGACGACGTGCTGGCGGCCTTCCAGTGCCTGAAGCACGCGGGGCTCTGGGACCCGAAGCTCCAGTGCGCCACCGTGGACGTGGCGCCGCTCTTCGAGCAGTTGGGCGCGCTGGACGGCGGCCCGGACGTGCTGCGCCAGCTCTTCGCGCATCCGGAGTACCGCCAGCACCTGAAGGGCCGTGGGGTGCAGGAGGTGATGGTGGGCTACAGCGACTCCGGCAAGGAGGTGGGCCTGCTCGCCGCGAGCGCCGCGCTGTACCGCGCCCAGGTGGCGCTCACGCAGGTGGCGGACGAGAACGACGTGCCCCTGCGCCTGTTCCACGGCCGAGGGGAGACGGTGGCGCGAGGCGGCGGCCCCGCCCAGACGGCCATCCTCGCGTTGCCGCCGGGCACGGTGGCCGGCGCCTACAAGGCCACCGAACAGGGCGAGGCGATGGACCACAAGTACGCGCGCCCGGAGCTCACCCAGCGCACGCTGGAGCTGGTGGTGGGCGGCGTGCTGCTGCACACGCTGGACGCGCAGCCGCGCCCGTCCCCGGAGGATGAGTCCGCCTTCCGCGCCGCCTTCGACGCGCTGGCGGAGTCCGGCCGCAAGGCGTACCGCGGGCTCGTCTGGGAGGACCCGGGCTTCGTGGAGTTCTTCATGAAGGGCACGCCGGTGGATGAGATTTCCGCGCTGCCCATCGGCTCGCGCCCCAGCAAGCGCAAGGCGGGCGGGCTGGACACGCTGCGCGCCATCCCCTGGAGCTTCGCGTGGACGCAGACGCGCGCCATCCTCCCGGCCTGGTACGGCGTGGGCAGCGCGCTGGAGGAATACGCGGCCACGCCGGAGGGCGCGGCGCTCCTGCAGCGCATGTACAAGGAATGGCCCTTCTTCCGCACGGTCATCGACAACGTGACCATGGTGCTGGCCAAGACGGACATGGCCATCGCGGCGCGGTACGCGAAGCTGGCGCCCGCGTCCACGCGGCCCCTGTGGCTGCGCATCCAGCAGGAGCACTCCCGCACGCGCCGCGCGGTGAAGTCGCTCACGGGCGAGGCGAAGCTGCTGGACAACAACCCGCAGCTGCAGCGGAGCATCGCGCTGCGCAACCCCTACGTGGACCCCATGTCCTTCCTCCAGGTGGAGCTGCTCAAGCGCAAGCGGGACGGGGACGCGGAGTGCGACCGGCCGCTCCTCCTGGCGCTCAACGGCATCGCTGCGGGCATGCGGAACACCGGTTAGAGAAGAGACCATGGCCCAGGACACTTTCGTCGTGGAGGAGATCAACCCCAAGCACGGCTTCGCGCGCGTGCGCCCGGAAGAGGGGACGGGGTTGCTGCACACCGCCCTCTATCCGGATCCGGAGTTCACCCAGGCTCCGCCCTTCCAGCTGCGCAAGGGGGACCGGGTGACGGGCCTTCGCCGGGGAGAGACGGTGTCGGAGGTGTCCTGGCTCACGCGCGTGGAGCCGCCCTGGGAGGAGGTGGAGCGCGTGGCGGAGCTGCTCGCGCTGCTGGAGCGCTGGGAGATCCGCATCCCCCACGAGGCCCGCGTCCTGGCCGAGCACGCCTGGCGCGACAGCAAGGACAACCCGCTGCGCGACGAGCTCCAGGCGCAGCTGCCCACCTTCTTCGACCTGGAGGGCGCCCACCCCTTCGAGGACCCGACGCTGCTGGAGCGCCTGTCCGCCGCCATGCAGCCGTACCTGCCGGGGTTCGTCATCCAGCCGGTGCAGGGCCAGCCCGCGGTGCGCGTGGAGCCCGGAGCCGTGGAGGTCCAGGCCGGCGTGGGGAGCTGGGACGTGCCCCAGCCCACCTTCGTCCCGATGATCGCGGAGGTGAACGCGCGGCTCGCCGCCGCCGGAGCCCCCGTGCGCTGGGTGCCCACACGCGAGGACTGGATGCTCGCGCCGCCCGCGCTGGCCGCGCTCCTCCAGAAGCACGGCCTGCTCGAAGCCACCGCGCCCCCCGCTTGAGGGAGGGGGCTCCCGCCGCGCTGTGTCACAGGGCGGTGTGAGGTCAAAGCATTGTCTGCTACAGGACGGAGACCCTCATGCGTCTCCGTCACTTCGCGTCCTTCGTCCTGGGTCTCCTCCTCGCCGGGGCCGGCTGTGAGCCCGCCCCCGAGCGGCGGCTGAATGAGGCCGAGCTTCCACCGCCCTCCGGGCCTCGCGTCACCATCGACGGGCACGAACCGGACACGCACCGGCTGTTCGGCGCGGTGGCGAGCGACGCCGGGCCGTCACGGGTGCAGGTGTACGAGGACGGGCGCTTCCTGGGCCATGCCGACATCGACAGTGGCCGTTGGAGCCTGCCCTGGTGGCCAGGCCGGCGCGCGCTGTCGCTGGAGGTGGTGGCGCGCGACAGGCAGGGGGCCGAGGCGCGGGCCCGCGTCGACTTCCAGCACCTGACGTTCGACGCGCGGCCCGGGCTCTATCAACCGGAGACACTGCTGGCGTTGCCCACGGCCCAGGGGTTGCGGACGTACTTCACGCGGGACGGCTCCACGCCCACGCCCGAGTCGTCGCGCTACACGGCCCCCATCGCGCTGCTGGCGCGCTCCACGCCACCGGCGCGGTGGTCCTTCGTCCCCACGACGCCGCTGGATGCCCCGGAAGTCCTGCGGTGGATCGCGCCGCTGGAGGAGCCGCCCCAGGTCGCGGTGGTGCGCTACCGGCAGTTCGCGGGCGCGGAGCCGGTGGGCCCGGTCCGCACGCGCACGTTCGTCATTGGCCGGGCGCCGTACACGCTGCCGGTGCTGTCGCTCGTCACCGACGCGGCGAACTTCTTCGACCCGGAGACGGGCATCTACGTCCCCGGCCTCGCCGCCGAGGCCCGGCCCGATGATCCGCTCGCGGCCAACTACAGGCAGAACGGCAAGGAGTGGGAGCGCCCCGTCCACGTGGAGTGGTTCGAAACCTCCGGCCAGCGCGTGTTCGCCCAGGACGCGGGCGTGCGCATCCACGGTTCTGGCAGCGCGGCGTTTCCGCAGAAGAGCCTGCGGCTGTACGCGAAGGAGGACTACGGCCCGAAGACGTTCGCGGGGCCGGTGTTCCCCGGCTCCCCGGTGACGGAGTTCACCCGGCTGATCGCGCGCACGTCCGGACAGGACCAGGGCGTCACCAAGCTGCGTGACTGCATGCTTCAGGGCCTGCTGGCCGAGACGCGGCTCGCGATCCAGGCCTGCCGTCCCACGCTCGTGTTCCTCAATGGCGAGTACTGGGGCCTGCACGAGCTGCGCGAGCGCCTGGACGAGTACTACCTGGCTTCACACTACGGCGTGGACCGGAAGAAGGCGGTCATCCTGGAGAACGCCGGGGTCCTGGACGTGGGGGAGGAGGGAGACGAGCAGCCCTATCAGGAGCTCATCGACTACGTGGCGACGCACGACCTGTCGGTGCCGGAGCACTCCGCCTGGGTGCGCGCGCGGATGGACGTGGAGGACTTCATCGAATACCAGGTCGCGCAGCTCTACCTGGGCAACTCGGACTGGCCGCGGAACAACGTGAAGTTCTGGCGGCTGCGCACGAAGAAGCTGGAGCCGGGCGCGGCCCTTGGACACGACGGCCGTTGGCGCTGGCTCGTGTACGACCTGGACGCCGCCCTGTTCCACGGTCCGGACCACGACAGCCTGGGGCGCGTGTTGGACGAGACGTCGGATGCGGGGGCCTGGTCCACGCTGCTCTTGAGGGGCCTGCTCCAGTCGCCGGAGTTCAAGGCCCGCTTCATCGAGCGCTTCCTCTGGCACATCGAGCACACCTTCGCCGAGGAGCGGGTGACGGCGGCCCTGGACGCGGCGGCGGAGGCGCTCGAGCTGGAGATGCCCGACCAGGTGGCGCGCTGGAGCCAGCCGGCCTCCATGGAGGGCTGGCGCGAGAACCTCCTGTTCTTCCGGTCAGCGCTGATCCGGCGGCCGGAGATCATGCGCCAACAGCTGGAGCAGTACCTGGGGCCTCAGTAGCCGTAGGAACCGCTGCGCACGTCCACCAGCCGGCCGTCGCGGAAGATGGCCACCTGTATCAACCGGTGGGGCCCGAAGTTGTAGGTCCACTCCTCCACGGTCGTGGAGGTCGTGACCTCCGTGGAGGCCTCCCCGTAGCGCGTCTCACCCCGCGCCCCTTCCTTGACCTTGTGGGTCACGTACTCCGTCTTGCTCTGCTTCGTCGCGGGCTGCCCACACTTGGCCAGCGCGTCCAACTGCGAAGCTCCTTCCGACACGATCTTGTTGTCGCAGCGCAGCGCGGACGCGTGGACGAGGGAGGGCAGGGCGAGGCCGGCGACGACGAGGGCGGCGGGAAGGGCGCGCATGGGGGACGCTCCGAGGAGGAGAAAAGGCAGGGAACACGGCCTGGACGTGGCGGCCCCGAAGCTATTCAACCGCCAAGACCAGATCGCGCGGCGCTGGACTCAGTAGCCGTAGCCGCCGCTGCGCACGTCCACCAGCAGGCCGTCGCGGAAGATGGCCACCTGCAACAGCCGGTTGGGCCCGAAGTTGTAGGTCCACTCCTCCACGGAGGTCGAGGTCGAGAACTCCGTGGAGGAATCCCCGCGGCGCGACCCGTCCCGTCTGCCTTCCCGG comes from the Corallococcus exiguus genome and includes:
- a CDS encoding immune inhibitor A domain-containing protein yields the protein MRKNPSWLALGLLTLAAPTAYAERAWYEKPQPDIAAPSTKLRQAVVQDITDDLPHRLGEQQKELKAQALQMRLEGRGQPGRVQKLANGKFVELELQRTDRIFVILVEYGTQIHPVFGNPATNPGGNIPGPLHNAIPGPDRTVDNTTIWQPDYNREHFEKLYFDTTPGADSVANFYKAASSGRYTVSGTVSEWVKVPYNAARYGNNLCGSSSCSNSIWPLVSDAIKAWTNAQLAAGKTPAEIKAYLDTFDTWDRYDYDGDGNFDEPDGYIDHFQIVHAGMGEEVGGGAQGPNAVWSHRWFAYSNGTSADGIGPAYNQNGGTRFGTGIDKWVGDYTIQPENGGLGVFAHEYGHDLGLPDHYDTTNAADNGTGFWTIMSSGSYLNDGTKDIGSRPGDFFAWDKLQLGWLDYATTDAGLYSYHNLGPAEVTSQNAKQALVVKLPGKPVVQPTTAPFEGQGMWQGGQGNNLDRVLEKTVKLPNKKPITFSFQTWFDIEEDWDYAYVALSVDGGPFTNLASPVSRTTNPWGNNLGNGITGTSAGWIPLEFDLSAYAGKTVTLKLRYKTDGAEFNKGFLVDAVQLWAKNTYLFGDDGEWGHKWWDKSTFFVTDGTNTLYDNYYLAEWRQFRGYDEGLATGPYNFGFSSDGLVDWAERYSYNPGLLITYWDTSQSNNNVSQHPGSGRILPIDSRPQPLQRSDGRYWSGRVQTHDATFGLEPSFPLSLKPNGFPRSEYASQPAVPVFNDTNEFWYATQPYGGVKVPKTGTIIEVLSTNPAQTVMQVQVRPVE
- a CDS encoding phosphoenolpyruvate carboxylase, which codes for MARSRPVDPPLRRDVRLLGRLLGEVLVEQEGQALFDKEEEVRHLAIQRRRGPVAGRRAAAAELAAVLRRLPSDQVEPVLRAFSVYFQLVNLAEQHHRIRRARAHASPTSTRPQKGSLESTLLALKAAGVSADKVRETLGTLKVTLTFTAHPTQAVRRTLLEKLYRLAQLLEERDRCTLTPRESAANLTAMREEITALWQTDELRRERPTVGDEVKNVHWYVEEMLSEPVARLPEALDWAFERAYGEPLGALDTPVRVHSWVGGDMDGNPLVTPEVFADTLRAHRARGLRLLLRDVELLGGMLSQSERHARPTQELERSLEEDAKALPDVAKQQGPRTLGEPWRRKLRFMEERLSLALEHVLARRQGRESTLPAEAYRSPEALGDDLAVLERSLFAARAEHAGLREVRRMSERVRALGLGLGELEVRAPAEDAVSAAASFNGGPAPTEGGKRLLEVLAKLREGQDEGGESVCRTLILSMASTADDVLAAFQCLKHAGLWDPKLQCATVDVAPLFEQLGALDGGPDVLRQLFAHPEYRQHLKGRGVQEVMVGYSDSGKEVGLLAASAALYRAQVALTQVADENDVPLRLFHGRGETVARGGGPAQTAILALPPGTVAGAYKATEQGEAMDHKYARPELTQRTLELVVGGVLLHTLDAQPRPSPEDESAFRAAFDALAESGRKAYRGLVWEDPGFVEFFMKGTPVDEISALPIGSRPSKRKAGGLDTLRAIPWSFAWTQTRAILPAWYGVGSALEEYAATPEGAALLQRMYKEWPFFRTVIDNVTMVLAKTDMAIAARYAKLAPASTRPLWLRIQQEHSRTRRAVKSLTGEAKLLDNNPQLQRSIALRNPYVDPMSFLQVELLKRKRDGDAECDRPLLLALNGIAAGMRNTG
- a CDS encoding CotH kinase family protein, whose amino-acid sequence is MRLRHFASFVLGLLLAGAGCEPAPERRLNEAELPPPSGPRVTIDGHEPDTHRLFGAVASDAGPSRVQVYEDGRFLGHADIDSGRWSLPWWPGRRALSLEVVARDRQGAEARARVDFQHLTFDARPGLYQPETLLALPTAQGLRTYFTRDGSTPTPESSRYTAPIALLARSTPPARWSFVPTTPLDAPEVLRWIAPLEEPPQVAVVRYRQFAGAEPVGPVRTRTFVIGRAPYTLPVLSLVTDAANFFDPETGIYVPGLAAEARPDDPLAANYRQNGKEWERPVHVEWFETSGQRVFAQDAGVRIHGSGSAAFPQKSLRLYAKEDYGPKTFAGPVFPGSPVTEFTRLIARTSGQDQGVTKLRDCMLQGLLAETRLAIQACRPTLVFLNGEYWGLHELRERLDEYYLASHYGVDRKKAVILENAGVLDVGEEGDEQPYQELIDYVATHDLSVPEHSAWVRARMDVEDFIEYQVAQLYLGNSDWPRNNVKFWRLRTKKLEPGAALGHDGRWRWLVYDLDAALFHGPDHDSLGRVLDETSDAGAWSTLLLRGLLQSPEFKARFIERFLWHIEHTFAEERVTAALDAAAEALELEMPDQVARWSQPASMEGWRENLLFFRSALIRRPEIMRQQLEQYLGPQ
- a CDS encoding DUF2845 domain-containing protein, encoding MRALPAALVVAGLALPSLVHASALRCDNKIVSEGASQLDALAKCGQPATKQSKTEYVTHKVKEGARGETRYGEASTEVTTSTTVEEWTYNFGPHRLIQVAIFRDGRLVDVRSGSYGY